In the genome of Sphaeramia orbicularis chromosome 13, fSphaOr1.1, whole genome shotgun sequence, one region contains:
- the LOC115431095 gene encoding P2Y purinoceptor 3-like produces the protein MEEFHICPVTNYYKRILLPVTYSLVFLLGLALNGALLWCVCFRTRRWSSTVIYLTNLAVADLLYVLSLPPLIISNAMGDLWPFGNIICKGVRFFFFVNLHCSMMFLTCVSVHRFIGVCFPIAAVRLRTRKLAFFASVSVWILATAEIVPTLGFAHTGLINNMTVCFEMTSPSQFQMYFPYGLFLAIVGFLIPFLVVLTCYCSILKVLCCRGSNTRTAGMRNKSLCTLLVVCLLFVLCFVPYHIARTIYLFVRVYMPEDCYLLNIVMISYKMWKPVVSMNCCANPFLYFWGSWRHREKVRACLWRRNRVQPSVSVVDAGSTNRTRG, from the coding sequence ATGGAGGAGTTCCACATCTGTCCAGTGACAAACTACTACAAGCGGATCCTTCTGCCGGTCACCTACAGCCTGGTGTTCCTCCTGGGCCTGGCTTTGAACGGGGCCCTGCTGTGGTGCGTTTGCTTTCGGACTCGCCGCTGGAGCAGTACGGTCATCTACCTGACCAACCTGGCCGTGGCAGACCTCCTCTACGTGCTCTCTCTACCCCCTCTCATCATCAGTAATGCCATGGGGGACCTGTGGCCCTTCGGAAACATCATCTGCAAAGGTGTgaggtttttcttcttcgtcaACCTGCACTGCAGTATGATGTTTCTCACCTGCGTCAGTGTGCATCGTTTCATTGGAGTGTGTTTCCCCATCGCTGCAGTGCGTCTCCGGACCAGAAAACTCGCTTTTTTTGCGTCAGTCTCGGTTTGGATCCTTGCGACTGCAGAGATTGTGCCCACACTTGGTTTTGCGCACACAGGTCTGATCAATAACATGACTGTGTGTTTTGAAATGACAAGCCCCAGTCAGTTTCAAATGTATTTTCCTTATGGGCTGTTTTTGGCCATAGTGGGTTTTCTGATTCCGTTTCTGGTGGTTCTCACCTGTTACTGCTCCATCCTGAAGGTGCTCTGCTGCAGAGGTTCCAATACCAGGACAGCGGGTATGCGCAACAAGTCCCTGTGCACTCTGCttgttgtgtgtctgctgtttgTGCTGTGTTTTGTTCCTTATCACATTGCTCGGACCATCTACCTGTTCGTGAGGGTCTACATGCCTGAAGACTGTTACCTACTCAACATTGTCATGATCTCCTATAAGATGTGGAAGCCTGTGGTTAGTATGAACTGCTGCGCAAACCCTTTCCTGTACTTTTGGGGATCATGGAGACACCGTGAGAAAGTTCGGGCCTGTCTGTGGAGGAGGAACAGAGTACAGCCCAGTGTGTCTGTAGTGGATGCAGGCagcacaaacagaaccagaggaTAA
- the mfsd1 gene encoding lysosomal dipeptide transporter MFSD1 isoform X4: MADLEERQSLLGDEDEGSFTGRPTAKGPGKPLPAICDPSHLLHRIVVLVFMCFLGFGSYFCYDNPAALQTQVLQDMNLNTAQFMQLYAWYSWPNVVLCFLGGFLLDRVFGIRLGTIIFSLFVCGGQIIFATGALVNHFWLMEVGRFVFGIGGESLAVAQNTYAVNWFKGKELNLVFGLQLSMARLGSTVNMNIMGWVYGKVADLVGSTGHTALGAALMIASVTCLFSLLCALVLGLLDRRAEKILHKEQGSTGDVIKLTDVKDFPVSLWLIFIICVCYYVAIFPFIGLGQVFFIEKFGFSPAQARAVNSIVYIISAPASPVLGFMVDKTGRNVVWVIFAVVTTLAAHMMLAFTFWNPWIAMSLLGISYSLLACALWPMVAFVVPEHQLGTAYGFMQSIQNLGLALIAMAAGAILDNRGYLVLEVFFCACICIALMAVVMLYFVDYLKGGDLNRSAASRAKLQKEATSDSE; this comes from the exons ATGGCGGATTTAGAAGAGCGGCAGAGCCTGTTGGGAGATGAAGATGAAGGGTCGTTCACCGGTAGACCTACGGCTAAAGGACCCGGGAAACCACTACCGGCCATCTGCGACCCCAGCCACCTACTGCACCGGATTGTAGTCCTGGTATTCATGTGCTTCCTGGGGTTTG GTAGCTACTTCTGTTATGACAACCCAGCCGCTCTTCAGACACAAGTCCTTCAG GACATGAACCTGAATACTGCACAGTTCATGCAGCTGTATGCTTGGTACTCCTGGCCAAATGTGGTTCTTTGCTTTCTGGGGGGTTTTCTGCTGGACAGGGTCTTTGGCATCAG GTTGGGAACCATCATCTTCTCCCTGTTTGTCTGTGGTGGTCAG ATAATATTTGCCACCGGAGCACTGGTAAATCATTTCTGGCTGATGGAAGTTGGACGCTTTGTCTttgg AATCGGTGGAGAGTCTTTAGCTGTGGCCCAGAACACCTATGCAGTGAACTGGTTTAAAGGAAAGGAGCTGAATCTAGTGTTCGGCCTTCAGCTTAGCATGGCTCGACTG GGTAGCACCGTAAACATGAACATCATGGGCTGGGTTTACGGCAAAGTTGCCGACCTTGTTGGCTCTACTGGACACACAGCACTAGGGGCAGCACTCATGATAG CGTCTGTTACCTGCCTGTTCTCTTTACTCTGTGCTTTGGTGTTGGGATTACTTGACAGAAGAGCAGAGAAGATCCTCCACAAGGAGCAGGGCAGCACAG gTGACGTAATTAAGCTGACAGATGTAAAAGACTTCCCCGTCTCCCTGTGGCTTATCTTCATCATTTGTGTGTGCTACTATGTGGCTATTTTCCCTTTTATTGGACTGGGACA GGTGTTCTTCATTGAAAAATTTGGCTTTTCTCCTGCACAAGCCAGAGCTGTAAACAG CATTGTGTACATCATCTCAGCTCCTGCCTCTCCAGTTTTGGGTTTTATGGTTGATAAAACCGGGAGGAATGTGGTTTGGGTGATATTTGCTGTGGTAACCACGCTCGCCGCTCACATGATGCTGGCCTTCACCTTCTGGAACCCCTGGATTGCTATG TCGCTGCTGGGCATCTCCTACTCTTTACTGGCCTGTGCATTGTGGCCCATGGTGGCATTTGTGGTGCCTGAGCATCAGCTGGGGACGGCCTATGGCTT CATGCAGTCGATCCAGAACCTGGGACTTGCTCTTATTGCGATGGCAGCAGGAGCCATCCTGGACAACAGAGGATACCTGGTTTTAGAAGTATTCTTCTGTGCTTGCATCTGCA TTGCACTGATGGCAGTGGTAATGCTGTACTTTGTGGATTACCTCAAAG GAGGAGATTTGAACCGGTCCGCCGCATCCAGAGCCAAACTTCAGAAGGAAGCCACTTCGGACTCTGA atga
- the mfsd1 gene encoding lysosomal dipeptide transporter MFSD1 isoform X3, with product MADLEERQSLLGDEDEGSFTGRPTAKGPGKPLPAICDPSHLLHRIVVLVFMCFLGFGSYFCYDNPAALQTQVLQDMNLNTAQFMQLYAWYSWPNVVLCFLGGFLLDRVFGIRLGTIIFSLFVCGGQIIFATGALVNHFWLMEVGRFVFGIGGESLAVAQNTYAVNWFKGKELNLVFGLQLSMARLGSTVNMNIMGWVYGKVADLVGSTGHTALGAALMIASVTCLFSLLCALVLGLLDRRAEKILHKEQGSTGDVIKLTDVKDFPVSLWLIFIICVCYYVAIFPFIGLGQVFFIEKFGFSPAQARAVNSIVYIISAPASPVLGFMVDKTGRNVVWVIFAVVTTLAAHMMLAFTFWNPWIAMSLLGISYSLLACALWPMVAFVVPEHQLGTAYGFMQSIQNLGLALIAMAAGAILDNRGYLVLEVFFCACICIALMAVVMLYFVDYLKGGDLNRSAASRAKLQKEATSDSE from the exons ATGGCGGATTTAGAAGAGCGGCAGAGCCTGTTGGGAGATGAAGATGAAGGGTCGTTCACCGGTAGACCTACGGCTAAAGGACCCGGGAAACCACTACCGGCCATCTGCGACCCCAGCCACCTACTGCACCGGATTGTAGTCCTGGTATTCATGTGCTTCCTGGGGTTTG GTAGCTACTTCTGTTATGACAACCCAGCCGCTCTTCAGACACAAGTCCTTCAG GACATGAACCTGAATACTGCACAGTTCATGCAGCTGTATGCTTGGTACTCCTGGCCAAATGTGGTTCTTTGCTTTCTGGGGGGTTTTCTGCTGGACAGGGTCTTTGGCATCAG GTTGGGAACCATCATCTTCTCCCTGTTTGTCTGTGGTGGTCAG ATAATATTTGCCACCGGAGCACTGGTAAATCATTTCTGGCTGATGGAAGTTGGACGCTTTGTCTttgg AATCGGTGGAGAGTCTTTAGCTGTGGCCCAGAACACCTATGCAGTGAACTGGTTTAAAGGAAAGGAGCTGAATCTAGTGTTCGGCCTTCAGCTTAGCATGGCTCGACTG GGTAGCACCGTAAACATGAACATCATGGGCTGGGTTTACGGCAAAGTTGCCGACCTTGTTGGCTCTACTGGACACACAGCACTAGGGGCAGCACTCATGATAG CGTCTGTTACCTGCCTGTTCTCTTTACTCTGTGCTTTGGTGTTGGGATTACTTGACAGAAGAGCAGAGAAGATCCTCCACAAGGAGCAGGGCAGCACAG gTGACGTAATTAAGCTGACAGATGTAAAAGACTTCCCCGTCTCCCTGTGGCTTATCTTCATCATTTGTGTGTGCTACTATGTGGCTATTTTCCCTTTTATTGGACTGGGACA GGTGTTCTTCATTGAAAAATTTGGCTTTTCTCCTGCACAAGCCAGAGCTGTAAACAG CATTGTGTACATCATCTCAGCTCCTGCCTCTCCAGTTTTGGGTTTTATGGTTGATAAAACCGGGAGGAATGTGGTTTGGGTGATATTTGCTGTGGTAACCACGCTCGCCGCTCACATGATGCTGGCCTTCACCTTCTGGAACCCCTGGATTGCTATG TCGCTGCTGGGCATCTCCTACTCTTTACTGGCCTGTGCATTGTGGCCCATGGTGGCATTTGTGGTGCCTGAGCATCAGCTGGGGACGGCCTATGGCTT CATGCAGTCGATCCAGAACCTGGGACTTGCTCTTATTGCGATGGCAGCAGGAGCCATCCTGGACAACAGAGGATACCTGGTTTTAGAAGTATTCTTCTGTGCTTGCATCTGCA TTGCACTGATGGCAGTGGTAATGCTGTACTTTGTGGATTACCTCAAAG GAGGAGATTTGAACCGGTCCGCCGCATCCAGAGCCAAACTTCAGAAGGAAGCCACTTCGGACTCTGAGTAA
- the LOC115430973 gene encoding P2Y purinoceptor 13-like, producing MNTTLSNTSIKCIRDTSVTSVVFPCLYSILFIVALVLNSLAAWIFFNIPSTSTFVVFLKNVVVADLLMTLTIPLRILSDAGVGSWQLRAFHCRYSAVLFYITMYISILLLGLISLDRYLKIVRPFGKCALQQVRVGQMLSAGVWVVMLSLALPNVILSDKPPRVSGGRLKCTSMKGEAGLLWHEGFNYFCQVIFWGTLALMMFCYTFISKKVYESYKASKSRSQAASRRTKAKVFVVVGVFFICFAPFHFARVPYTLTQTRNAVSHCQAQNALYIAKETTLWLSATNVCLDPLIYVFLCKMFRRRLTAALSQKPLQKGTMDSTVTSTQLEMSQIAHNSRLS from the exons ATGAACACCACCCTGTCGAACACCTCCATCAAGTGTATTCGAGATACCAGTGTGACCTCTGTAGTTTTCCCCTGTCTGTACAGCATCCTTTTCATTGTTGCCTTGGTACTGAATTCCCTGGCTGCATGGATCTTTTTCAACATCCCCAGCACTTCAACATTTGTCGTCTTCCTAAAAAATGTG GTAGTAGCCGACTTGCTGATGACCCTGACCATCCCTCTGAGGATCTTAAGTGATGCAGGTGTGGGGTCGTGGCAGCTACGTGCCTTCCACTGCAGATACTCTGCGGTTCTCTTCTACATCACCATGTATATCAGCATACTCTTACTGGGCCTCATCAGTCTGGATCGCTATCTGAAGATAGTACGGCCCTTTGGGAAGTGCGCCCTGCAGCAGGTTCGAGTAGGTCAGATGCTGAGCGCAGGTGTCTGGGTAGTAATGTTATCTTTAGCATTACCCAATGTTATTCTGAGTGACAAGCCACCACGGGTGTCTGGAGGCCGACTGAAGTGCACATCTATGAAGGGTGAAGCTGGTCTGCTCTGGCATGAAGGATTCAACTACTTCTGTCAG GTGATTTTCTGGGGCACGCTGGCATTGATGATGTTTTGCTACACATTTATCAGCAAGAAGGTCTATGAGTCATACAAAGCCTCAAAGAGCAGGTCTCAAGCTGCCAGTCGCAGGACCAAAGCAAAGGTCTTTGTTGTGGTCGGGGTGTTTTTCATCTGCTTCGCCCCCTTTCACTTCGCACGAGTTCCCTATACTCTGACCCAAACTCGCAATGCTGTAAGTCACTGCCAGGCACAGAACGCGCTCTACATTGCCAAGGAAACCACCCTGTGGTTGTCTGCCACAAATGTCTGCTTAGACCCACTCATCTATGTCTTCTTATGCAAAATGTTCAGAAGACGACTGACAGCCGCACTCAGTCAAAAACCACTTCAGAAAGGTACCATGGATTCCACAGTCACATCAACTCAGCTGGAGATGTCGCAAATAGCCCATAATAGCAGGCTCTCATAG